Proteins encoded within one genomic window of Acinetobacter sp. WCHA55:
- a CDS encoding ABC transporter permease translates to MGYVARELSPQSKVLLGFGSFLIPILIWCAVSYLPFIWHPQVQITNSGSVSFLQVGSRVDKSVFYAEAQNAVDHDLAVPQGKLVNPIYLPAPHEVVKALVTSFTTAPAQADAPWLHQSLWHSIKIVFSAFFIASLVGIPLGILCGFSNKISQLTEPFVEFFRYLPAPAFGALAVAILGINDAPKIAIIVIGTLFQQILIIANTTRMVDRGLIEAGYTLGTNKVKSLFHVVIPAALPDIYRDLRVLLGWAWTYLIVSELIGTTTGITWFITQQARYQNFDNVYAAILIIGVIGLVCDVILMKFGQLLFKWKAGAK, encoded by the coding sequence ATGGGTTATGTCGCGCGAGAACTCAGTCCTCAAAGCAAAGTATTGCTGGGCTTTGGATCATTTTTAATACCAATCCTCATTTGGTGTGCTGTGAGTTATTTACCATTTATTTGGCATCCTCAGGTACAAATCACAAACTCTGGCAGTGTCTCTTTTTTACAAGTCGGTAGCCGTGTAGACAAAAGTGTGTTCTATGCAGAAGCACAAAATGCAGTTGATCATGACTTGGCTGTTCCTCAAGGTAAACTGGTTAACCCAATCTACTTACCAGCCCCACATGAGGTGGTGAAAGCTTTAGTGACATCTTTTACGACGGCTCCAGCACAGGCTGATGCGCCATGGTTACATCAAAGCCTGTGGCACAGTATCAAAATTGTATTTAGTGCTTTCTTTATAGCATCACTCGTTGGTATTCCATTGGGGATTTTATGTGGTTTTTCCAACAAAATTTCCCAGCTCACTGAACCTTTTGTTGAGTTCTTTCGCTACCTACCTGCGCCTGCCTTTGGTGCACTGGCTGTTGCCATATTAGGCATTAATGATGCGCCAAAGATTGCCATCATCGTGATTGGAACGCTGTTTCAGCAAATTCTGATTATTGCTAATACCACACGTATGGTTGACCGAGGACTGATTGAAGCGGGTTATACCCTAGGGACGAATAAAGTAAAAAGTCTGTTTCATGTGGTCATTCCAGCGGCATTACCCGATATTTACCGAGATTTACGCGTTTTACTAGGCTGGGCTTGGACCTACTTGATTGTCTCTGAACTGATTGGCACCACCACAGGGATCACTTGGTTTATTACCCAGCAAGCTCGCTACCAGAACTTTGACAATGTCTATGCTGCGATTTTGATTATTGGCGTGATTGGCTTGGTCTGTGATGTGATTTTAATGAAATTCGGACAACTTCTCTTTAAATGGAAAGCGGGAGCAAAATAA